A genomic stretch from Candidatus Eisenbacteria bacterium includes:
- a CDS encoding radical SAM protein: protein MMKAILIGPNLEENLSISYLCSAIERSGHECLLIPFNHDREIPKVAGKLLRCGPALIGLSLVAQRRYSDFQKLVAEIRRRGFSGHITAGGHFAALRAQEVLRDTPEIDSIIHHDGELRIVNLLNKLEFHTLSSGSIDELMGGSVERAPDGPVDESTTGPLDGVSWRGSDGTIRHLPATKVASLDSLPFPARRRPDKALGYARAPIVSSRGCSGSCSFCSIHAWHKQVPSDRLRFRSPRNVAEEMVLLHREHGVRVFVFHDDDFIHPDRRKAKKRCEEILEQAERGIGQPLAFVIKCRPDDVEEELFRYLRNKGLVRAYVGIEAHAASGLAALNRRVSPQVNLEALDILRRVGVYACFNLLIFHPGTTIPELQENLMFLRRQLRCPFDIARTELYARSTLEDRMIQEGRAIGDYRGFDYRILDDKVETAFQLFNSVLWDRHFGGSSILQRVQDLGFRHSLLSRFHPEMTSPDLKGRIRSLIESVNSATVENMQRITDLAIAGRRIDQEAMGALRQAVNARTRLDTVRWASLSLELEGRALLARSKLSRLPSVNRVPRLLGRIAAAVPALGLFLVPLACSQSSNSTVCDPPPPPARSFANDIEPKLDQSCALAGCHSAESAAADLNLSAGSSYGNIVGVPSTQVPGLNRVEPGRSDSSYIVNKLLGTQASAGGSGERMPKGGPPDNELLSEMGDWIDDGAEEN from the coding sequence ATGATGAAAGCCATTCTGATCGGCCCCAACCTCGAAGAGAATTTGTCGATCTCCTATCTGTGCAGCGCGATTGAGCGTTCGGGACATGAGTGTTTGCTCATTCCGTTTAATCATGACCGGGAGATTCCGAAGGTGGCTGGGAAACTCCTCCGGTGCGGCCCAGCGCTTATTGGTCTCTCGCTGGTGGCCCAGCGCCGGTACTCCGATTTCCAAAAACTTGTCGCGGAAATACGACGGAGGGGTTTCAGTGGACACATCACCGCCGGGGGCCACTTTGCAGCCCTTCGGGCGCAGGAAGTTCTCAGAGATACTCCCGAAATCGACTCCATCATTCATCACGATGGGGAGCTCCGGATTGTCAACCTTCTGAACAAACTGGAATTCCACACTCTATCGTCCGGATCAATAGACGAATTGATGGGCGGATCGGTGGAGAGAGCGCCTGATGGCCCGGTTGATGAATCAACCACGGGACCTTTGGATGGCGTATCGTGGCGTGGTTCCGACGGCACCATCCGGCATCTGCCCGCAACCAAGGTCGCTTCTTTGGATTCATTACCGTTTCCAGCCCGCCGCCGTCCGGATAAAGCCCTTGGGTATGCCCGAGCCCCGATTGTTTCGAGCCGTGGGTGTTCAGGTTCTTGTTCGTTCTGCTCCATCCACGCTTGGCACAAACAAGTCCCATCAGACCGGCTTCGTTTCCGGTCCCCGCGAAATGTTGCCGAGGAAATGGTGTTACTCCATCGCGAGCATGGGGTCCGCGTCTTTGTATTTCACGACGACGATTTTATCCATCCGGATCGGCGTAAGGCAAAAAAACGATGCGAGGAGATACTCGAGCAGGCTGAGCGCGGGATAGGACAGCCGCTGGCTTTCGTCATCAAGTGCCGCCCGGATGATGTTGAAGAAGAACTCTTTCGCTATTTACGCAACAAGGGACTTGTCCGCGCCTATGTCGGCATTGAGGCCCACGCCGCCAGTGGGTTGGCCGCTCTGAACCGCCGGGTCTCTCCCCAAGTTAACTTGGAAGCGCTGGACATCCTGCGGCGGGTTGGTGTTTATGCCTGCTTTAACCTGCTCATCTTCCATCCTGGGACGACGATCCCGGAGTTGCAGGAGAATCTGATGTTTCTCCGCCGGCAGCTTCGCTGTCCGTTTGACATTGCGCGCACGGAACTTTATGCTCGTTCGACCTTGGAAGACAGGATGATTCAGGAGGGACGGGCGATCGGAGACTATCGCGGATTTGACTATCGCATTCTGGATGACAAGGTCGAGACGGCCTTTCAATTATTCAATAGCGTTCTTTGGGATCGTCACTTCGGTGGTTCCTCCATACTCCAGCGCGTTCAGGATCTAGGATTTCGCCACAGTCTTCTGTCGCGGTTTCACCCCGAGATGACATCACCAGATCTCAAGGGCCGGATCAGGTCACTGATCGAGAGTGTCAATTCCGCCACCGTCGAAAATATGCAGCGCATCACCGATCTGGCTATCGCCGGGCGCCGTATTGATCAAGAGGCGATGGGGGCTTTGCGGCAAGCCGTTAACGCCAGAACCCGGCTTGATACGGTTCGGTGGGCATCGCTTTCTTTGGAGCTTGAGGGTCGCGCCCTCCTTGCCAGGTCCAAGCTCTCTCGACTGCCCTCTGTCAATCGGGTTCCCAGACTTCTGGGCCGTATCGCCGCCGCCGTCCCGGCTCTGGGGCTCTTCCTCGTGCCGCTAGCTTGCTCCCAATCGTCAAACTCAACCGTCTGCGATCCTCCACCCCCACCCGCACGGTCGTTTGCCAACGACATTGAACCCAAGCTGGACCAGAGCTGCGCCCTCGCCGGATGCCATTCCGCCGAGAGCGCTGCCGCCGACCTGAACCTCAGCGCGGGATCGAGCTATGGGAATATCGTTGGCGTACCAAGCACGCAAGTTCCCGGTCTCAACAGAGTCGAACCGGGGCGTTCAGACAGCAGCTATATTGTTAACAAACTATTGGGAACACAAGCATCGGCCGGAGGATCCGGGGAACGTATGCCCAAGGGCGGGCCGCCCGATAACGAGCTTCTCTCCGAGATGGGAGATTGGATTGATGATGGGGCGGAGGAAAACTGA
- a CDS encoding class I SAM-dependent methyltransferase yields MFSRLAVSNLSRVRNTWEQSASPPVHWWAIPRVRERWNSLITGESNVEFPAYVVNKYLKQKKNLRMISPGCGYGALEFRFAKHDQFSRVEGFDLSSRRIKGANAEAEKSNCGNLFYFVGDIYKYDFGDNRYDVIFLHSILHHVRNLRSLFEKLRNSLKSDGILIIDEYVGPKRFQWTDEQLSLSNYYLNKIPASYRRRWKSKREKKKIYRPGYLRMILSDPSEAVASEEIMPELRMTFKKLEERPYGGNLLQLIFKDISHNFVEDTAEVREWLNVLFSAEDDFVKQSRKSDYVFGVYGKP; encoded by the coding sequence GTGTTCAGCAGGCTGGCCGTTTCAAATTTATCCAGAGTAAGAAATACCTGGGAACAAAGCGCCAGTCCTCCTGTGCATTGGTGGGCCATTCCCAGAGTGCGAGAAAGGTGGAATAGTCTGATTACCGGCGAATCCAATGTGGAATTTCCGGCATACGTCGTTAACAAATATCTGAAACAAAAGAAAAATCTGCGGATGATTTCCCCCGGCTGTGGCTATGGCGCTTTGGAGTTCAGGTTTGCGAAACACGATCAGTTTTCACGGGTTGAGGGGTTTGATTTATCGTCAAGGCGGATCAAAGGCGCCAACGCAGAGGCCGAAAAATCAAATTGCGGCAACCTGTTCTATTTTGTAGGCGACATATACAAATATGATTTTGGGGACAATCGGTATGATGTCATATTTCTTCATTCAATCCTCCATCATGTCAGGAATCTAAGGAGTCTATTTGAGAAACTGCGCAATTCATTGAAATCCGACGGAATATTAATTATTGATGAGTATGTTGGGCCCAAGCGGTTTCAATGGACGGATGAACAGCTGTCCCTTTCCAATTATTACTTAAATAAAATTCCGGCTTCCTACAGGCGGCGATGGAAATCCAAACGCGAGAAAAAGAAAATCTACCGGCCGGGGTATTTGCGCATGATTTTATCTGATCCTTCTGAGGCGGTTGCATCAGAAGAAATTATGCCGGAATTAAGAATGACATTCAAAAAGCTCGAAGAAAGGCCCTATGGCGGAAACCTGCTGCAATTGATTTTTAAGGATATTTCACACAATTTTGTGGAGGACACGGCCGAAGTTAGAGAATGGCTAAATGTCCTGTTTTCAGCCGAAGATGACTTTGTAAAGCAGAGCCGGAAGAGTGATTATGTTTTCGGAGTCTATGGCAAGCCATGA
- a CDS encoding lipocalin family protein codes for MASNETEQPIPVERVELKKYTGLWYEIAKIPNRFQKKCAGNTSAFYSLRKDGRIDVVNRCIGRDNEQSEAKGVAKVVDKKSNAKLKVSFVKLFGISLFWGDYWIIGLDKDYTYAVVGTPDRKYGWILSRTRTLSEEQLDRIFSLLRKQGYNPDDFEMTKHSPLSNKALAP; via the coding sequence ATGGCAAGCAACGAAACAGAGCAACCGATACCCGTAGAACGTGTGGAGCTTAAGAAGTACACGGGTCTCTGGTACGAGATTGCCAAAATACCGAATCGATTTCAGAAAAAGTGCGCCGGCAACACCTCCGCTTTCTATTCCTTGAGAAAGGATGGGCGGATTGATGTCGTGAATCGCTGTATCGGCAGGGACAATGAACAATCTGAAGCCAAGGGCGTCGCCAAGGTCGTGGATAAGAAATCCAACGCCAAACTGAAAGTTAGTTTTGTCAAACTATTCGGCATATCGCTCTTCTGGGGCGACTATTGGATAATCGGTCTTGATAAAGATTATACATACGCTGTGGTTGGGACGCCTGATCGGAAATATGGTTGGATTTTAAGCAGAACCAGGACGCTCTCTGAAGAACAGCTGGATCGAATATTTTCATTGCTTCGCAAACAAGGGTACAATCCTGATGATTTTGAAATGACGAAGCACTCTCCGCTATCAAACAAGGCGCTCGCGCCGTAA
- a CDS encoding NAD(P)H-dependent oxidoreductase: protein MKAFIVYWHPEPRSFNHAMFHAACEALKGAGNEVRTSDLHDMRFDPVSGRENFKTIKDPDYLKLQFEELHAAEANGFSAEIDSEIKKIEWCDLMIWQFPFWWFGLPAALKGWVDRVFAMGRLYGGGQIYETGTCRGKRALLSLTTGGPEKAYLKDGFNGDIGGILRPIQRGILQFVGFDVLAPQIVYGPARMTDDERARQLAGYASRLKHIGEESPMDVGGY, encoded by the coding sequence ATGAAAGCCTTTATTGTCTATTGGCATCCGGAACCCCGAAGTTTTAACCATGCAATGTTTCATGCGGCTTGTGAGGCGCTGAAAGGCGCCGGGAACGAGGTGCGGACGTCGGACCTGCACGATATGCGTTTTGATCCGGTCTCCGGGCGGGAAAACTTCAAAACCATCAAGGATCCAGATTATCTGAAGCTGCAATTCGAAGAATTGCATGCCGCTGAAGCGAACGGCTTTTCAGCGGAGATTGATTCTGAAATTAAAAAGATCGAGTGGTGCGATCTCATGATCTGGCAATTTCCCTTCTGGTGGTTTGGGTTGCCGGCGGCTCTCAAAGGGTGGGTTGATCGGGTGTTTGCCATGGGGCGCTTGTACGGCGGCGGTCAAATTTACGAGACCGGGACCTGTCGTGGCAAGCGGGCGCTCTTGTCACTGACAACGGGCGGCCCCGAAAAGGCCTATCTTAAGGATGGCTTTAACGGCGATATCGGCGGGATCCTGCGCCCGATTCAGCGGGGCATATTGCAGTTTGTCGGATTTGATGTGCTGGCGCCGCAGATTGTCTACGGCCCCGCCCGCATGACCGACGATGAAAGAGCGCGCCAATTGGCCGGGTACGCCTCCCGCCTGAAGCACATCGGCGAGGAATCCCCCATGGATGTCGGCGGATATTAA
- a CDS encoding SDR family oxidoreductase: MTAIETGEEARYLLTGATGFLGSHIMAGLLSKGKSVVIAGRPADGEPLKERIRKLLNWFGMQHPRGLLETYEIDFLESRLGLGENEYERLCGLHLNMIHCASDTSFSEKNRDSVMKSNVESLNEIMKFAIESRARSFHFISTAYAAGTGSIKCPEAVVKSGRFTNVYEESKAHAEHIVSEKCREGGIPYTIMRPSIVYGDSVTGRALKFKALYYPIRSLQQIRDIYLDDIKFNHGMKSTEFGIYMNDEGGLHLPIRIFIPNEGKINLIPVDYFAETVLTIIETPVNETIYHITSNSPESMFRLAAYAERFLNITGIEIVIGAPGENEMRNPPEELFDHFIKAYRPYISDKRIFARDNTDRATGGALPPDFNYEIFKRCMDFAVSAGWGKGLFC, encoded by the coding sequence ATGACCGCAATAGAAACGGGGGAGGAAGCGAGGTATCTGCTCACAGGCGCCACCGGCTTTTTGGGGAGCCACATCATGGCGGGGCTTCTATCGAAGGGCAAAAGTGTTGTCATCGCGGGGCGGCCCGCGGATGGTGAACCGCTGAAGGAGAGAATCAGGAAACTGCTGAATTGGTTCGGCATGCAGCACCCGCGGGGATTGCTCGAAACATATGAAATTGATTTTCTGGAATCGAGGCTGGGCCTGGGCGAGAATGAGTATGAGCGTCTATGCGGCTTACACTTAAACATGATTCACTGCGCCTCGGATACCAGCTTTTCCGAGAAGAATCGTGATAGTGTGATGAAATCCAATGTGGAGAGCCTCAATGAGATCATGAAATTTGCGATAGAGAGCAGGGCGCGCAGCTTTCATTTTATCAGCACGGCTTATGCGGCGGGGACCGGCAGTATAAAGTGCCCGGAAGCGGTGGTGAAATCAGGCCGTTTCACCAATGTTTATGAAGAGAGCAAAGCGCATGCCGAGCATATAGTATCCGAAAAGTGCCGGGAGGGCGGGATTCCATATACAATAATGCGCCCCTCTATTGTATATGGTGATTCAGTTACGGGAAGGGCCCTCAAATTCAAGGCGCTCTATTATCCGATCAGGTCTTTGCAGCAAATCAGGGATATTTATCTCGATGATATAAAATTCAACCACGGAATGAAATCGACGGAATTCGGCATTTATATGAACGATGAAGGCGGGCTGCATCTTCCTATCAGGATATTCATTCCGAATGAGGGCAAAATTAACCTGATTCCCGTGGATTATTTTGCAGAGACAGTTCTCACGATAATTGAGACGCCTGTTAATGAAACAATCTATCACATCACAAGCAATTCTCCGGAAAGCATGTTTAGATTGGCTGCATATGCCGAACGCTTTCTCAATATAACCGGGATCGAGATTGTTATCGGCGCGCCGGGCGAGAACGAGATGAGAAATCCGCCCGAGGAGCTCTTTGACCATTTTATTAAGGCCTACCGGCCATATATTTCTGATAAAAGGATATTCGCGAGAGATAATACCGATAGAGCAACCGGCGGCGCCCTCCCGCCGGATTTCAATTATGAGATTTTCAAGAGGTGCATGGACTTTGCTGTTTCCGCCGGCTGGGGGAAAGGACTCTTTTGTTGA
- a CDS encoding FAD-dependent oxidoreductase: MCKIDFLGAGLCKSGAEKHYVSFYPQGRMDLYAALAENRIPVTEKCVEIAESCDLCGLCDYQCYFVTEMKPSIVMQALKEHVSHHLNNGGAVVTEEKNGILDGLKEIVGDAWATSDRAVALTYAHDPCPVAEPRMPEYIIMPGSTVEISAVVKLLMKRNVPYAVRGNGSSVMGFVMSEGAVIDLGRMKTIDFDEKNWLVKVGPGVSAFDLQKAAVKRGFRVNAAEPAALVCANIMCSGIFSTFSASYGTAADNYIDAEFVGHDGGVFRLSDTSAPNLFAFKKEDSVIPGICTAAYIRLHPVTSDEGAALVPFESLERALHFAKECAMRRIGLAIGVLGGEYISAFLSPTKKLAVEVRNAFKDKLKIEYVVLVIGDKYALHSIKAMGYKYFDNRLIRTLNLGLPSLASAQWLDLIDELSGEERFSYLGLRHFHDLAEAALAPSPAQLVRDVDPELRPFYEKLYSRPEMTDPVWLSMFRIISSRMGREKHVLAMVVYLPIDNKLIAEIDREFRRIARGHGLKNDFGFITPLDDGKRCVFEYDYYLDHNDPVERMKTQQAMMEAGVMIERYSAETGTVTWIRDVFRQGFSRKESFLYSTVGAD; this comes from the coding sequence ATGTGCAAGATAGATTTCTTGGGCGCGGGATTGTGCAAATCGGGAGCAGAGAAACATTATGTTTCCTTCTATCCTCAGGGAAGGATGGATCTCTATGCAGCCCTGGCGGAGAACAGGATCCCGGTTACTGAAAAGTGTGTAGAGATTGCCGAGAGCTGTGACCTTTGCGGACTCTGCGACTACCAATGCTATTTTGTAACAGAGATGAAGCCATCCATTGTCATGCAGGCCCTCAAGGAGCATGTAAGCCATCACCTGAATAACGGCGGCGCGGTGGTGACTGAAGAGAAGAACGGGATCCTTGATGGCCTGAAGGAAATCGTTGGTGACGCCTGGGCAACAAGTGATCGCGCGGTGGCGCTTACCTATGCTCATGACCCCTGCCCCGTCGCTGAGCCCCGCATGCCGGAATATATTATTATGCCGGGTTCGACCGTTGAAATTTCGGCCGTGGTTAAACTGCTGATGAAGCGCAATGTGCCTTACGCCGTGAGAGGGAACGGGTCGAGCGTCATGGGTTTTGTCATGAGCGAGGGCGCCGTTATCGACCTCGGCAGAATGAAGACAATCGACTTTGACGAGAAGAACTGGCTGGTTAAGGTCGGCCCGGGTGTTTCCGCTTTCGATCTTCAGAAAGCGGCGGTGAAGCGCGGCTTCAGGGTCAATGCCGCAGAGCCGGCGGCATTGGTTTGCGCCAACATCATGTGTTCAGGAATATTCTCTACATTTTCAGCGAGCTACGGCACGGCGGCTGACAATTACATTGATGCTGAATTCGTCGGACACGACGGCGGCGTGTTCAGGCTGAGCGATACATCCGCCCCGAACCTCTTTGCATTCAAGAAGGAGGATTCAGTCATACCGGGGATATGCACAGCCGCATATATCAGGCTTCACCCCGTCACTTCCGACGAAGGCGCCGCGCTTGTTCCCTTTGAGTCCCTTGAGCGGGCGCTTCATTTTGCAAAAGAGTGCGCCATGCGGCGTATAGGCCTGGCCATCGGCGTGCTGGGCGGAGAGTATATATCGGCTTTTCTCTCGCCCACGAAAAAGCTTGCGGTGGAAGTGAGAAATGCATTCAAAGATAAACTGAAAATTGAATACGTAGTTCTCGTGATCGGGGATAAATACGCGCTTCATTCGATAAAAGCGATGGGATACAAATACTTTGACAACCGCCTGATCAGAACCCTGAACCTGGGGCTCCCCTCACTCGCCTCGGCTCAATGGCTGGATCTCATAGATGAGCTTTCCGGCGAAGAGCGGTTTTCATACCTGGGACTTAGGCATTTTCATGACCTTGCTGAAGCGGCGCTGGCGCCATCACCCGCACAACTTGTGCGCGATGTTGACCCTGAGCTTCGTCCTTTCTATGAGAAACTCTATTCAAGGCCCGAGATGACCGACCCCGTATGGCTTAGCATGTTCAGAATTATCAGTTCGCGCATGGGGCGCGAGAAACATGTCCTGGCAATGGTTGTATATCTCCCCATAGACAATAAACTCATTGCGGAGATTGACAGGGAGTTCAGGCGCATCGCCCGCGGCCACGGGCTGAAGAACGACTTTGGTTTCATCACTCCTCTGGATGACGGCAAACGCTGTGTGTTTGAGTATGACTACTACCTCGACCATAACGATCCGGTTGAGCGCATGAAAACGCAGCAGGCCATGATGGAAGCCGGAGTGATGATAGAAAGATATTCCGCCGAAACAGGGACCGTGACCTGGATAAGGGATGTATTCCGCCAGGGATTCAGCCGGAAGGAGAGTTTTCTCTATTCCACCGTTGGCGCTGATTGA
- a CDS encoding catalase, translating to MKNKKKKLTTNGGAPVADNQNAMTAGPRGPMLLQDVWFLEKLAHFDREVIPERRMHAKGSGAYGTFTVTHDITRYTKAKIFSKVGKKTELFARFSTVAGERGAADAERDIRGFAMKYYTDEGNWDLVGNNTPVFFLRDPLKFPDLNHAVKRDPRTNLRSARNNWDFWTSLPEALHQVTITMSDRGIPYSYRHMHGFGSHTFSLINAKNKRFWVKFHFESQQGIKNLTDEEAAAVVGKCRESHQRDLYESIEKGDFPRWTMFIQVMTEKEAAQSPYNPFDLTKVWFHKDYPLIKVGVFELNRNPENYFAEVEQAAFNPANIVPGIGFSPDKMLQGRLFSYGDAQRYRLGVNHHLIPVNASRCPFHSYHRDGSMRVDGNYGSTLGYEPNSYGEWQEQPDVAEPPLSLEGAADHWNHREDDDYYSQPGQLFRLMSHEQRQALFGNTARAMGDAPKEIKIRHIGNCMKADPAYGKGVAEALGITLGNATKKKKR from the coding sequence ATGAAAAATAAAAAGAAAAAACTGACCACCAACGGCGGCGCGCCGGTCGCCGATAATCAGAATGCGATGACCGCCGGGCCGCGCGGCCCGATGCTGCTGCAAGATGTCTGGTTTTTGGAGAAACTTGCCCATTTCGACCGGGAGGTCATCCCCGAGAGGCGGATGCACGCCAAGGGCTCCGGTGCCTATGGCACCTTCACCGTCACCCACGACATCACACGCTACACCAAGGCCAAAATTTTCTCCAAGGTGGGCAAGAAGACCGAGCTGTTCGCCCGTTTCTCCACGGTGGCCGGTGAGCGCGGCGCCGCTGACGCCGAGCGCGACATCCGGGGCTTCGCCATGAAATATTATACTGACGAGGGAAACTGGGATCTGGTGGGCAACAACACACCGGTATTCTTTCTGCGCGATCCACTGAAGTTCCCCGACCTGAATCACGCGGTGAAGCGCGACCCCCGCACCAATCTTCGCAGCGCCCGCAACAACTGGGATTTTTGGACCTCGCTGCCGGAAGCGCTGCACCAGGTCACCATCACCATGAGTGACCGCGGCATTCCCTATTCCTACCGCCACATGCATGGCTTCGGCAGCCACACCTTCAGCCTGATCAACGCCAAGAATAAGCGGTTCTGGGTCAAGTTTCACTTTGAGTCCCAGCAGGGCATCAAGAATCTGACGGATGAAGAAGCGGCGGCGGTCGTCGGCAAGTGCCGGGAAAGCCATCAGCGCGACTTATACGAAAGTATTGAGAAGGGGGATTTCCCGCGCTGGACGATGTTCATCCAAGTGATGACGGAGAAAGAAGCGGCCCAATCCCCCTATAATCCGTTTGATCTAACCAAGGTCTGGTTTCACAAAGACTACCCGCTCATCAAGGTGGGTGTCTTCGAGCTCAACCGCAATCCTGAGAATTATTTCGCCGAGGTTGAACAAGCGGCTTTCAACCCGGCCAACATCGTGCCCGGCATCGGTTTTTCGCCCGACAAGATGCTGCAGGGCCGTTTGTTCTCCTACGGGGATGCGCAACGCTACCGGCTGGGTGTCAATCACCACTTGATCCCGGTGAATGCTTCCCGCTGTCCCTTTCATAGTTACCACCGCGACGGCTCCATGCGGGTCGATGGGAATTATGGCAGCACGCTGGGCTATGAGCCGAACAGCTACGGCGAGTGGCAAGAGCAGCCGGATGTCGCAGAGCCGCCGCTGAGCCTGGAAGGGGCCGCCGATCACTGGAATCATCGCGAGGACGACGACTACTACTCCCAGCCCGGCCAGCTGTTTCGCCTGATGAGCCATGAGCAGCGGCAGGCGCTCTTCGGCAACACCGCCCGCGCGATGGGCGATGCGCCCAAGGAGATCAAGATCCGCCACATCGGCAATTGTATGAAAGCGGACCCGGCGTACGGCAAGGGTGTGGCTGAAGCTCTTGGCATCACGCTCGGCAATGCGACAAAAAAGAAGAAGCGCTGA
- a CDS encoding sensor histidine kinase, with protein sequence MKDDILHRLTERVKELTALHRTSRLLQNYERPTGELMNQIAALLPGAWQYPDVAAARIRFRGNEFLTKGFHESAWTQRADFATPSGEGGSITIAYLEARPVADEGPFLAEERDLIESLAEMLRSHLEHLLADEALRETRDALEAQVLARTADLRRLASRLTLAEEKERRRIASDLHDHIGQALAFIKMRMREFQGNAVFSGFEEALDEILRLLDQTIRYTRALTGEISPPVLYELGLGPALDWLADYFTTKGHFRVRLRTRGQARELPEEMAIMLFKSARELLNNSLKHSGEREASLDLTWEADALTLCVGDRGCGFDPALSAAAGGDGFGLFSIRERFSDLGGGVTIASAPGAGCRVTLNVPLRRRERP encoded by the coding sequence ATGAAGGACGACATTCTGCACAGGCTGACCGAGCGGGTGAAAGAGCTGACCGCCCTCCACCGCACCTCCCGCCTCCTCCAAAATTACGAACGCCCGACCGGCGAACTCATGAACCAGATCGCGGCCCTGCTGCCCGGCGCCTGGCAATATCCTGATGTGGCCGCTGCGCGGATCCGCTTCCGCGGCAACGAGTTTCTGACCAAAGGCTTTCACGAATCGGCCTGGACCCAGCGCGCCGATTTCGCCACTCCCTCGGGAGAGGGAGGCAGCATCACGATCGCCTACCTCGAGGCGCGGCCCGTGGCGGATGAAGGGCCTTTCCTGGCGGAGGAGCGCGATCTCATCGAATCTCTAGCCGAAATGCTGCGATCCCACCTGGAACATCTTCTGGCGGATGAAGCTCTGCGCGAAACCCGTGACGCCCTCGAAGCCCAGGTGCTGGCGCGGACGGCGGACCTGCGGCGCCTGGCATCCCGGCTGACTCTGGCGGAAGAAAAGGAGCGGCGGCGCATCGCCTCCGACCTGCACGATCACATTGGCCAGGCATTGGCCTTTATTAAAATGCGCATGCGGGAATTCCAGGGTAACGCCGTTTTTAGCGGCTTTGAGGAGGCCCTCGATGAGATTCTCCGCCTGCTCGACCAGACCATCCGATATACTCGCGCACTGACCGGAGAGATCAGCCCCCCGGTCCTCTACGAACTGGGTTTGGGGCCGGCTCTGGACTGGCTCGCCGACTATTTCACAACCAAAGGACATTTCCGCGTCCGTCTGCGCACGCGGGGCCAGGCGCGGGAGCTGCCCGAAGAGATGGCCATCATGTTGTTCAAGTCAGCCCGGGAGCTACTGAACAACAGTCTCAAGCACTCCGGTGAGCGAGAAGCCAGCCTGGATCTGACGTGGGAAGCGGACGCGCTCACACTCTGCGTCGGCGATCGCGGATGCGGCTTCGATCCCGCCCTGTCGGCGGCCGCAGGGGGCGACGGCTTCGGCCTGTTCAGTATTCGCGAGCGCTTCAGCGACTTGGGCGGCGGCGTCACCATCGCGTCCGCCCCCGGCGCCGGTTGCCGTGTAACCTTGAATGTGCCGCTGCGGCGGCGGGAGAGGCCATGA
- a CDS encoding response regulator transcription factor: MKIRLILADDHKMFRDGLRPLLERRPDLSVVGEAADGRELLVLVESLRPHLVVLDVSMPGLNGIEAARRIRDIDPSIRIAMLSMHADRRFVLEALKAGATAYLLKDDAFEELVRAIPRIMAGQVVLAESIGEQVVQEYITMVRREESSAFGHLTPREREVLQLIAEGLSTKEIAALQKVSVKTIETQRKQVMDKLNLHSVAELTKYAIREGLTSLD, encoded by the coding sequence ATGAAAATCCGCCTGATACTCGCCGATGACCATAAAATGTTCCGCGACGGCCTGCGCCCGCTCCTGGAGCGGCGCCCGGACCTCAGCGTCGTGGGCGAGGCCGCCGACGGCCGCGAGTTGCTGGTCCTGGTCGAGTCCCTGCGGCCCCATCTCGTTGTGCTCGATGTCAGTATGCCCGGTCTCAACGGCATTGAAGCCGCCCGCCGTATCCGGGATATCGATCCGTCGATCCGCATCGCCATGCTCTCCATGCACGCGGACCGGCGCTTCGTGCTGGAAGCCCTTAAAGCGGGAGCCACCGCCTACCTGCTCAAAGACGACGCCTTCGAGGAGCTGGTGCGGGCGATCCCGCGGATCATGGCCGGACAAGTAGTCCTGGCCGAGAGCATCGGCGAGCAGGTGGTGCAAGAATATATCACCATGGTTCGCCGTGAGGAGAGTTCCGCCTTCGGCCATTTGACCCCCCGCGAGCGGGAAGTCCTGCAGCTCATCGCCGAGGGGCTCAGTACCAAGGAAATCGCCGCGCTACAGAAAGTCAGCGTCAAGACTATCGAGACGCAGCGCAAGCAGGTCATGGACAAGCTGAACCTGCACAGTGTGGCCGAGTTGACCAAGTACGCTATTCGCGAGGGCCTGACCTCCTTGGATTAG